A genomic region of Streptomyces sp. R33 contains the following coding sequences:
- a CDS encoding MFS transporter, which translates to MRSTSAEPGVRTRRRLIAASLVSSIGDGIYVPLTMLFVHSLTGLSLTSTGAGLTVAGLCALAFMPAAGVLIDRFGGRRVLIGVLALRAIGFAAYPFADSFPAFLAIALVVAVGMWASSPSQHTLIGEIAEGAERDRLLAWDRSLRNAGMGCGSLAAAGMLMLNGSAGFIAAAEVLAMVFAVAAVLVARIPNVRSDVKRPERTRDGYRQVLADRPYLLITAANFLIAFGYTTQAMALPVFLTRDVGMPDALAGAVFAVNTALVAALGVPAARLALRGRRPRAAALGAAIFALSFAAFAVLPQFVSGPDAIVAVLAVAVLYTVGELVHSAPSQGLSVQAAPDHLRGRYLSVYQLSWSVCRTIAPMLLGFLLDAGQWQLWTFLALLVLTGAAILLYAERSLPAHAVSTSQAPTTTASQGATA; encoded by the coding sequence GTGCGCTCGACCTCCGCTGAACCCGGCGTTCGCACCCGCCGCCGCCTCATCGCCGCGAGCCTGGTCAGCTCGATCGGCGACGGCATCTACGTGCCGCTGACGATGCTGTTCGTCCACTCGCTCACCGGCCTGTCCCTGACGTCGACCGGCGCGGGACTCACGGTCGCCGGGCTCTGCGCGTTGGCGTTCATGCCGGCCGCAGGCGTCCTCATCGACCGATTCGGCGGCCGACGGGTACTCATCGGCGTGCTCGCGCTGCGCGCGATCGGGTTCGCCGCCTACCCGTTCGCCGACTCCTTCCCCGCATTCCTGGCGATCGCCCTAGTGGTCGCGGTCGGTATGTGGGCCTCATCGCCGAGCCAGCACACTCTCATCGGTGAGATCGCCGAAGGCGCCGAACGGGACCGTCTCCTGGCGTGGGACCGCAGCCTGCGCAACGCCGGGATGGGATGCGGCAGCCTGGCGGCAGCGGGCATGCTGATGCTGAACGGCAGCGCCGGCTTCATCGCCGCCGCTGAAGTTCTGGCTATGGTCTTCGCTGTCGCCGCGGTACTGGTGGCCCGGATCCCGAACGTCCGCAGCGACGTCAAGCGGCCGGAGAGAACACGGGACGGTTACCGGCAGGTGCTCGCCGACCGGCCCTACCTGCTCATCACGGCGGCAAATTTCCTGATCGCCTTCGGCTACACCACCCAGGCCATGGCCCTGCCGGTCTTCCTCACCCGCGATGTCGGCATGCCCGATGCCCTGGCCGGGGCCGTCTTCGCGGTCAACACCGCTCTGGTCGCCGCGCTCGGCGTCCCCGCCGCCCGCCTGGCCTTGCGCGGCAGACGTCCACGTGCGGCCGCGCTCGGCGCGGCGATCTTCGCTCTCTCCTTCGCCGCCTTCGCAGTCCTTCCTCAGTTCGTCAGCGGTCCGGATGCCATCGTCGCCGTCTTGGCGGTCGCGGTGCTCTACACCGTCGGCGAACTCGTCCACTCCGCGCCCTCGCAGGGCCTGTCGGTCCAGGCTGCCCCCGATCACCTGCGGGGACGGTACCTCTCGGTCTACCAGCTGTCCTGGTCGGTCTGCCGCACCATCGCGCCCATGCTGCTGGGATTTCTGCTCGACGCCGGACAATGGCAACTGTGGACGTTTCTCGCTCTGTTGGTCCTGACCGGCGCGGCGATCCTCCTGTACGCCGAGCGGTCGCTGCCGGCACACGCGGTCAGCACCAGCCAAGCCCCTACCACCACCGCTTCCCAGGGGGCCACGGCCTGA
- a CDS encoding disulfide bond formation protein DsbA, whose protein sequence is MEDTIAPQAASAVVCYFDPTCPFVWVTSRWLLEVERLQPIDLRFRIMSLSVLNEHRELEPWYREFNDRAWGPARVCAAAEALHGNAVLRDLYTALGSRFHVERNKDYDAVINESLDELGLPASLAKAAHTDAFDTTLRASHQAGQEAVGEEAGTPVVTVDGAGFFGPVLTSIPKGEEAIRLFQATRTLAGMGAFAELKRGRGALDLR, encoded by the coding sequence ATGGAAGACACTATTGCTCCTCAAGCCGCCTCGGCGGTTGTCTGCTACTTCGACCCCACCTGCCCCTTCGTCTGGGTCACCTCCCGGTGGCTGCTCGAAGTCGAACGCCTTCAGCCGATCGACCTGCGCTTCCGGATCATGAGCCTGTCCGTGCTCAACGAGCACCGCGAACTCGAGCCTTGGTACCGCGAGTTCAATGACCGGGCCTGGGGCCCGGCCCGGGTGTGCGCGGCCGCCGAAGCCCTCCACGGCAACGCGGTCCTGCGCGACCTCTACACCGCGCTCGGCAGCCGCTTCCACGTGGAGCGCAACAAGGACTACGACGCAGTCATCAACGAATCCCTCGACGAGCTGGGGCTGCCCGCGTCCCTGGCCAAGGCCGCTCACACCGACGCATTCGACACGACCCTGCGCGCCAGCCACCAGGCCGGACAGGAAGCGGTCGGCGAAGAGGCCGGGACACCCGTCGTCACCGTGGATGGCGCAGGCTTCTTCGGCCCCGTCCTCACCTCCATACCCAAAGGCGAGGAGGCGATCCGGCTGTTCCAGGCCACTCGTACCCTGGCCGGGATGGGAGCGTTCGCCGAGCTGAAGCGGGGACGCGGTGCGCTCGACCTCCGCTGA
- a CDS encoding MarR family winged helix-turn-helix transcriptional regulator: MEDILEAMQPDSIAAIVEQWKRERPDLDATPILVTGRLFRLTDALDHRLRPPFAAADLGSGDFDVLAALRRSGAPFALSAGELSRTVLVTTGAVTKRVDRLEARGLVSRSVAETDSRGRLITLTTEGVELTDELIAVHLDNQRRLLAGLSRDEQTQLACLLERLASTLAASD, encoded by the coding sequence GTGGAAGATATACTGGAAGCCATGCAGCCCGACTCCATCGCCGCCATCGTCGAACAGTGGAAACGCGAGAGGCCCGATCTCGATGCGACACCAATCCTCGTCACCGGCCGGCTCTTCCGGCTTACCGACGCACTGGACCACCGACTGCGCCCGCCCTTCGCCGCCGCAGATCTGGGAAGCGGCGACTTCGACGTACTTGCGGCGCTTCGACGTTCCGGGGCGCCCTTTGCCCTGTCCGCAGGCGAGCTCAGCCGCACCGTCCTGGTCACCACCGGCGCGGTCACCAAGCGAGTCGACCGACTCGAAGCCCGTGGCCTGGTCAGCAGATCCGTCGCCGAGACCGATTCGCGCGGACGTCTCATCACCCTCACCACCGAGGGCGTCGAACTGACCGACGAGCTCATCGCCGTCCACCTGGACAACCAGCGCCGACTCCTCGCCGGGCTCAGCAGAGACGAGCAAACTCAGCTCGCCTGCCTGCTCGAACGACTTGCCTCAACACTGGCCGCCAGTGATTGA
- a CDS encoding MarR family winged helix-turn-helix transcriptional regulator: MTSALEYIQSLPTWLVGRVAARGRGLVSDAIAGEGLKLMHHAVLAATAEYGPVAQADLGRRLAVDPKDMVGILNHLQEAGLVLRTPDPADRRKNAVTVTPEGAALLGRCAALAKAANAELLAPLNPDEQNQLMALLTRLHEAP, from the coding sequence ATGACCTCAGCCCTCGAGTACATCCAGTCCCTGCCGACCTGGCTCGTCGGCCGCGTCGCGGCGCGCGGCCGGGGCCTGGTTTCCGACGCGATCGCGGGGGAGGGGCTGAAGCTCATGCACCACGCGGTGCTGGCTGCGACCGCCGAGTACGGCCCCGTCGCCCAGGCCGACCTAGGTCGCAGACTCGCCGTCGACCCCAAGGACATGGTCGGCATCCTCAACCACCTCCAGGAGGCGGGCCTCGTCCTGCGCACCCCGGACCCCGCCGATCGCCGCAAGAACGCCGTCACCGTCACGCCGGAGGGCGCGGCCCTCCTCGGTCGCTGCGCAGCTCTGGCCAAAGCCGCCAACGCCGAGCTGCTGGCACCACTCAACCCGGATGAGCAGAACCAGCTGATGGCCCTATTGACTCGGCTCCACGAAGCGCCGTAG